ATCTAGGTAAAGAAGAAGGTTTCAATATTGGTAAACAAACAGGGTATGAGGAAGGGTTAACAATAGGCCAACAAGAAGGCCTGGAGAAAATAGAACAACAGATAAACGAAGAAAAATTAAATACTGTTGAATCCATCAAAAATCTAGCAATTCATTTTCAGCAGTCAATTAATCAAATTGATGAAAAAATTGTACCAAAGCTATTTGATCTCGCTTTACTTGCCGCTGAAAAAACTGTTGGTTCGTTATCCAAAGTAAAACAAAAGCAATTAATGCATTCGATCAAGTCATTAATTGAACAAAATACAATTGCACCGATTGTGGTTCGAATCAATCCGAATGATTTTTTATGGCTAGAGCCACAGCTAGATGATCAACTAAAAAACGAATGGCAATTTATTGCCGATGCAAATATAGAATTAGGTGGCTGCAAAATATTTACTGAAACAAATGAGATCGACGCAAGTATAACCAATCACTGGCAAATTATTTCTGACACAGTGCATGGAGATGAGCGTTAAGGTGAGCTTTTGTACGCAATGGGCAACTAAAATTGATAGTGCTAAACAGAAATTAGAGTCTGCATCTTTAATTCGTCAATATGGTCGATTGGTTAAAGCGTCTGGTCTTGTTCTAGAAGCTATTGGTTTAAAACTACCATTAGGATCCAACTGTTTTGTTGAACGACAATTAGATGGCAAAATCCAAGCGGTTGAGTGTGAAGTAATTGGTTTTAAAGGAAAAACACTATACCTCATGCCGTTTGAATCAACAGACGGTATATTACTCGATGCAAGAGTTTATACATCACAATATGATTTAACACATTTTAGCCACAAAGTTTTACCAATTGGTATGGGGTTATTAGGCCGAGTTGTCGATGCAATGGGAAAACCTCTCGATGGCAAACCATTACCTGAAGATATCGAATATGAAGGATTAATTAATAAAACACTAAATCCGCTAACCCGAACACCAATTCATCAAGTTCTCGATGTTGGCATTCGTGCAATCAATGCATTATTAACCGTTGGTCAAGGTCAGCGAATGGGGCTTTTTGCAGGTTCAGGCGTTGGTAAAAGTGTTTTACTTGGCATGATGGCAAGATACACCAAAGCCGATATTATTGTGGTTGGTTTAATCGGTGAGCGAGGTCGAGAAGTAAAAGATTTTATTGAAAATATTTTAGGTGAAGAGGGCTTAGCTCGATCTGTTGTTGTTGCCGCGCCTGCTGATGTATCGCCATTATTACGTCTACAAGGTGCAGCCTACGCGACTAAAATTGCTGAAAAATTTCGTGACCAAGGATTTAATGTATTACTCATTATGGATTCATTAACACGATACGCCATGGCACAACGTGAAATAGCCTTAGCGATCGGTGAACCACCAGCGACTAAAGGATATCCTCCTTCAGTATTTGCAAAATTACCAGCATTAGTTGAAAGAGCCGGTAATGACGCTGAAGGCAAAGGCGCTATTACCGCTTTTTATACCGTGCTAACCGAAGGTGATGACCAGCAAGATCCTATCGCTGACTCAGCTAGAGCAATTCTCGACGGACATATTGTTTTATCCCGTTCTCTTGCTGAATCAGGTCATTATCCAGCTATTGATATTGAAGCATCAATAAGTCGCGTGATGACAGAACTAACCAAAGACGAAAAAAAATCACGGTTATTTAAGCAATTATTTTCAAGTTTCCAACGAAATCGTGACTTAATTAATGTTGGCGCTTATGTAGCAGGAACCGATCCTTTATTAGATAAGGCAATAACGCTTTTTCCTGATATGCAACAATTTTTACAACAAGGAATTTATGAACATTGTAGTTATCAAGACGCTTATCAACAGTTAGCAAGAATTGTTGATTCAAACTTAGGAAAGAACAATGGCCAATCAATATAATGGTAAATTTGCCTTTTTAACATTAAAAAAGTTAGCTGAAAAATCAGTCGACGACAAATTGATTAAATTAAAAAATGCGCATGATAATAAGCGTAATGCTCAATCACAACTAAATGTATTGAATGATTACTATAATGAGTACCAACAGCGCTTAAATAAAGCGTTATCAGTTGGCATTACAGGATCAGAACTGAACAATTTTAATGCTTTTATTACTGCTATTGAGCAAGGGATCACACAACAAAAAAAGTTATTGTTAACTTTAGAAATTAAACAAAAACAGATTACCAATGAGCTAAATCAATCACAAAAAAGTCTCAATACTTACACCACATTATTGGATAAACAAGATAAAAAACGACTGCTACAGCAAAGCCGTTTACAACAAAAATTAACCGATGAATTTGCACAGCAGCAGTTAGCAAGGAGAATGTTGAATGAATATTAATCAATTTAGCGATATCCCATTAATATCACCTATAGAATTGAATGAAGTATCAATTATTGAAGACGATTTTTTTCAGATTTTATTACAGTTTAATGAAAAACAAGAGTTAGGCGAAAATAATAGCCTAGCCAAAGCTAATATTCTCGAGAACAAACTCGATCATCAATTAGATGATCAAGAAGAGGAAGATAGTGATGAATTATTCACACTATTTCCACTAACTTTGCAAGTCGATGAAGAGCCCATAATTAATAATGAGCATAATCATACTGAACAGCCAGCAATACGTGAATTAAAAATTAATACTACAGCTAATGATATACTTTTAAAGGCACCAGTTTCTGATGATATAACACTCAATGTAGATGAAAAAGCAGCAGAAATTCTAACTATTATTAATAGTAGTGAACAAGTAATCATTAAGCCAAATAAACAAACGAGTTTGCTAACGAATGATGAACATAATATATCAACCAATATAAATTCAGTTAAAACCTCAAATCAACCATTACCAACTCTTACTAATACTCAAAATAATAATATCGATTTACCTATCACCAATTTTGATATTAACCACTTTGAACAAGAACCTACATTACTAGTCCATAGCCCAAATCAATTAACCACATCAACACCATTAATTGAAAGTCAAAAAACGTTAAATATAAATTTACCTATGCCAATGGATATTACTGAATGGCAAAAAACATTAAACGAAAAAATTAGTCTCGTTTGTCGTCAAGGTATCCAAAATGCGGAAATCAAATTACATCCTGAAGAATTGGGTTCGCTGCATATTAAATTGGCAATAGTTGATGACAAAATGAACCTTCACATGGCTGTTGCACATAATATGGTTAAAAGCGTGTTAGAATCAGCTTTACCGCAATTAAGAACTTCATTGGAAGAACAAGGTATTATGTTAGAGCAGACCGATATTAGTGATTTTTCAATGATGAATGACTCCTCATCACCTTATAAACAAGAGTTTGAAATAGAGCAATTAATGGACGATAAAAATCAAACACTTCATGAACTTGATCATCCATCAAACATTGTTCAATCAGGATTAAGTATTTTTGCCTAAATAATAGTAATTGAAACAGTACTACGTTTTGATAGCTAGAGATTAAAAAGGTTGAATAGGTCATATTTTTACTGCCTATTCTTCCAATTAATTCTCAAAGCATGATTTATTATTTTGGTAATTTTTGGCTATTTAAATAGACATTTCATTAATTTTCATTGAGACAATAATAAATATGCAAACTACCAAGAAAAAAATAAGTATTTTAAATCTAGTACTTATTTTAATTACCCTTTTAGCAACAGGTTTTGCTGCTTATTTATGGTTACAAGATTCTCCTAAAACGACGCCCCATGTAGAACCAGAAGTGTTATCACCGGTTTTTTTAACATTAAAACCTTTCACAATTTCACTTCCACCATCTAAAGAAAATTTAGAAATCAATAAAATTCTATACGTTGGTATGGTGTTACGCGTCGCTGATGAAGAACAAAAAACCGTTTTATTAGATTATCTTCCTGAAGTAAGAAGTGACGTACTTTTGTTAACTTCAAAACAGTACGTTAATAATTTAAAGAAAGAGTCAGGCAAACTTGAATTACAAGAGCAGATAAAAATGGCATTATCTCGCCAATATGATGCAAAACATTCAGTAAAAATTGATGAAGTTCTATTTACTGATTTCATTGTAAGGTAATTATCATGTCTGATAAGCTTCAACCTAATACCGATAAAAGTGAATCTTTGCATTCACAAAATAATTCAGCCAGCATAAAAAATGATGCTGAGCAAAATTATCATTTACAACAAAGTAAACGGACTGAAGTTAAGCCTTATGATATATCAGTTAAACATAGCTTTATCCCAGAAAGACTAACCGCGTTAGAGATTATTAATGAACGCTTTGCACGTCAATTTAGAATTGGATTATTTAATTTATTACGCCGAAATACTGATGTTATAACCTCACCCATTGAACCCCAAACGTTTAAAGAGTTTTCACATGTTTCAGCAACCAATCATTTAAATTTAGTTCATCTTAACCCTTTGCGGGGAAGTTGCTTATTTTCATTTTCACCTGAATTAGTATTTATTGTTGTTGATACTCTTTTTGGTGGGGATGGCCATACTACTAATGTTGATACTGAAGTACGAGAGTTTACTCATACTGAGCAAGAGATTATTCGACGAGTATTAAGTCTTGCTTTAACAACTTATCAAAGCTCCTGGATTGATGTATACAATATTGAAACCGAATACATCCGCTCTGAAGTAGAAAGCAAATTTACCAACATTACCAGCTCGCCTGACGATGTTGTGTTAACTTCATCATTTTTAGTCGAAATTGGTAATTTTAAAGGAACATTTTGCATATGTATTCCTTATGCAATGGTTGAACCAATTAAAGAGCTATTAATTAAACCACCGATAGAAAACCAAACTCACCAAGATGATAACGTGTGGATGAGCTCACTGACGAGTGGTATTAAACAATCAACCGTTGAGTTAGTCGCAAACTTTACAAACATTCAAACAACTGTTGCCAAATTATTAGCATTAAAAGTCAGTGATATTTTGGATATCGAAAAACCAACAAGCCTTGATGTCACCATTGGCGGTGTACCAGTATTAAAAGGTCATTATGGTAGCGTCAATAAACAATATGCAATCCAAGTAGATCAGATAAGCAATCCAGTTTTAGAACAATTGAATGAAGGAGTGTTCAATGAGTGATATACCAAGTGATGATAGCCAACTAAATATTAGTGATGAATCAGTAATGAAAGAAGCTATTTTCGAAACCCTTTCACCACAACCAACAGACGTAAAAAAGCAAGATATTAACCTTATCCTAGATATTCCAGTTAATCTAAGCGTAGAACTTGGTAGAACCAAAATGGCCATTAAAGATCTTTTAAATTTAACTCAGGGTTCAGTTATAGCCTTAGACGGTTTAGCTGGTGAACCTTTAGACATCCTTATTAATGGCTATTTAATTGCGCAAGGTGAAATCGTTGTAGTTGGAGATAATTATGGAGTACGAATTACCGATATTATTACTCCATCAGAACGTGTTCGTAGATTAAGCCGTTAAAAATGAGATAACCATGACCCAAACTTTATCCGCCATTCCAGTAGAATCAAGCCTATATAGCCAGATCGGCATGGCATTTTTTTGTGTAATTGCTGTTATCTTATTTTTAGCATGGATAATAAAACGAATTGGTTGGAAAAAGTCTACGAAACAATTCATTGATATTAAAGCAACTTATAATATAAGTGCTAAAGAGCGCATTCTTCTGGTTTATGTTGATCATCAATTACTGGTAGTTGGTGTTACTGCACAACAAATGACATTACTGCATACCATAAATGAACAACGCACTGAAATGTTATTAGCTGAGCCCGCTGAGGTTGAGCAATTGTCAAAAAGTAACCTGTTTAATCAGATATTACAATCTGTGTTAGACAAGAGGTAAAATAGTGCGGTTAATACATATTATTTTGCTAAACGTACTGTTTTTTAGTCAATGTAGTTTTGCTCAATTATCACCATTAACAATTGTTTCTCAAACACCCTATCAAGAAGGACAAAGTTGGCCTTTACCTGTTGAAACCTTAGTCTTTTTAACTTTACTCACTTTTATCCCAATTATTCTACTACTAATGACGAGTTTTACTCGGATCATTATTGTATTAGGATTATTGCGAAGTGCACTTGGCACACAATCTGCACCACCTAATCAAGTGATAATAGGCATTGCGTTATTTATGACATTTTTTATCATGTCACCAACACTCGATAAAATATATCAAGAGGCGTATGTACCTTATTCGAAACAACAAATCACCATGCAAGAAGGGTTAAATGAAGCAACAAAACCGCTTCGTGAATTTATGCTCTCTCAGACTCGTGAAAGCGATTTAGGGTTATTTGTAAATATGTCTCATACGAATGAAATTCAAACTCGTGAAGATATCCCACTACGAATTTTGGTGCCGGCTTTTATCGTTAGTGAACTCAAAACCGCTTTTCAAATTGGCTTTACACTGTTTATTCCTTTCTTAGTAATTGATTTAGTTGTCGCCAGTACCTTAATGGCGTTAGGGATGATGATGGTGCCACCAGCAACGGTATCTCTACCATTTAAAATTATGTTGTTTGTATTAGCTGATGGCTGGCACTTACTATTAGGTTCGTTAGCACAAAGTTTTTTTAGTTAAAGTAAAGGAATATAATGCCATCTGAATATATTAGCCATTTCGCCATACAAGCCATCAAGGTTGCAGCATCGCTTGCTGGTCCTTTATTAATAGCGGCACTGGTCACAGGATTAATCATCAGTTTACTACAAGCAGCAACCCAAATTAATGAGATGACGTTATCTTTCATCCCAAAAATTTTGGCTGTTATTCTAGTATTAATTATTTTAGGTCCATCAATGCTAACCACAATGATCGACTATATTCGCCTTGTCATCACTAGCATTCCCAACCTAACAAGTTAACCTTAATGGATTTAGCTATTGTCGATCTATTGAATATTGATTTTTTTGCTTGGGTTCAATCAAGTTTTCTCCCTTTTGTTCGTATTTTAGCTTTAATTATGGTCGCACCAATCACTGGCGAAAAAGAAGTACCAAACCGTGTAAAAATAGGTTTAGCAATACTTATAGTCATTGTGTTACCTTTACCAAAGTTAGACGACAACCTTACCCTTTATTCATTAATGGGCATCTGGATTATTGCTCAGCAAATCATGATTGGCATCCTAATTGGTTTTGCAATACAACTTACCTTTATGACGGTTAGATTTTCGGGGGAATTAATTAGTATGCAAATAGGATTAGGAATGGCCACTTTTTATGATCCTATCAGCGGTCCATCAACCTCGGTATTATCACGTTTAATTAATATTATTGCTATGTTGATATTTCTTAGTTTAGATGGTCATTTATGGTTACTTTACGGATTAGCTAACAGTTTTGATATCATTCCTATTACGGTCTATCCTTTAAAACAAAACGGCTATTTAGCCTTAATCGAAATAACGGGTCTATTATTTAATAACGGTATTATGTTGGCATTACCATTAATGACATTATTACTTATTATTAATCTGTCATTGGGCTTATTAAATAGATTTACACCACAACTATCAATTTTTGTGGTCGGCTACCCGCTTACATTATTATGTGGGCTAACGATGTTATCGTATCTATTTTCTGCTTTACCATTGTTTGTCGAATCAATTTTAGAACAGATCTTTTCAACAATTTCTCGCATCTTAATCTATCTTGCTGATGTATCTACTTAGACAAAAAAAGTTGAGGAACGGGGTTTTTGAACGCCTAAATTAGAGATAATTAACGCTTGATAAAATCAAATTTTGCTTAAAATAAAAAACCGCTGCGTAAACAAAAGTCACACAGCGGTTATTAAGAAAAAATTAATTAAATAATTTATGGAATTGTAAACATATCCAATCCCAAATGCCGCCGAAGAATCCAGTTTCCTCAATATTTTCAAGCGCAACTAAAGATTGTTCATTGATAACTTTATCATCCAATAAAAATTGAATTTTACCAACCGCGGTTCCTTTGGTTATTGGTGCATAAATATAATCATCAATGGTATATTGCACTTTAACATCTGCTGAACGACCTTTCGGCACTGTGATATAAGCGCCATTGATCGCACCTAATTTAACTTTATTTTCATCACCATACCAAATTGACTCAATCGCGAGTGGATCATTGGGTTTTACTGGATTTGCCGTTTCAAAGAATCTGAATCCCCACGTAAGTAATTTTTTACTTTCTTCTTCACGACCTTTAAATGTTCGACCACCCAATACCGCTGAAATTAAACGTGTATTACCATCAACAGCAGAAGCAACAAGGTTATAACCGGCTGCGTTAGTATGTCCAGTTTTAATGCCATCTACATTTAATGTAGTATCCCAAAGTAATCCATTACGATTCATTTGAGGTTTAGAAAGATTGTAGGTAAATTCTTTTTCTTTATAAATTGCATATTCTTTTGGTAAGTCACGGATTAAAGCCTGACCTAACAACGCCATATCTTTAGCTGTGGTATATTGACCCGGTGCATCAAGCCCGTGCACAGTTTCAAAATGAGTGTGTTGTAATCCAATTTTTTTCGCATATTCATTCATCAAATTAACAAAAGCACCTTGGCTACCTGCAACATGTTCAGCCATAGCAATACATGCGTCGTTACCCGATTGAATAATGATACCTTTATTTAAATCAGAGACCGAAACAGTCTTACCGACTTCTAAAAACATTAATGATGAGCCTTTTAATACTGGGTTACCTGTTGCCCACGCATCTTTACTCACTAATACCATATCATCATTTTTAATTCGGCCTGATTCTAAGGCTTGACCAACAACATAACTTGTCATCATTTTAGTTAAACTTGCTGGATCGCGTTGTTGTTCCGCATTATATTGCGCTAAAATTTCGCCAGATTTGGCATCCATTAAGATATACGCTTCAGCATCTAGTTGTGGAATAGCCGGTATAGGAAAAGCCATTTCCGCAGAAGCAGAAGAACATATTGCGAGCACTAATAATCCAAAAGATAATTTAAATTTCTTTTTCATTTATAAAAATTCCGTTAAATGTTTTTAGATAACATATATCGATGAGTGTGAATAGACATCATAATGCCAAAACTTGCCATTAAAACGACTAATGATGAGCCACCATAACTTATTAGTGGTAATGGTACACCAACTACTGGCAATATTCCACTGACCATACCGATATTAATAAATACATAGACAAAAAAGACCAAAATTAAACCACCAGAAAGGATTCGGCCAAAAGTCGTTTGTGCTTGAGAGGCAATAATCAAACCTCTAATTATTAAGCATAAGAATAAGACCAGCAAAATAATCGAGCCAATAAAACCAAACTCTTCTGCGATGACTGAAAAAATGAAATCAGTATGGCGTTCAGGTAAAAATTCTAACTGTGACTGGGTACCTTCTAGCCAGCCTTTGCCCCATATTCCACCTGATCCAATTGCTGTTTTAGATTGAAGAATATGATAGCCAGTACCATTAGGGTCACGTTCAGGATTAATTAGCGTTAATACTCGTTCACGTTGATAATCGTGCATTAAGTAGAACCACATAATCGGTACGAAGATAGCCAACAATATCAAAGCAACAAGAATAAATCGCCAATTAATACCAGCCAAAAAGATAATAAAAATACCAGACATGACAATTAAAATAGCTGTTCCCAAATCGGGTTGCATTGCCACCAATAGTGTTGGCACACCGATAATAGCTAATGTTTGTAAGGTCGTTTTTAGTGGTGGAGGGCAACCATCACGATGAATAAATTTAGCTACCATTAAAGGAACAGCAATTTTAGCAATTTCTGAGGGTTGAAAACGAATAACTCCTAAGTCTAACCAGCGTTGAGCGCCTTTACTGGTGTAGCCAAAAATATCAACC
This Gilliamella sp. ESL0443 DNA region includes the following protein-coding sequences:
- a CDS encoding flagellar basal body-associated FliL family protein, whose product is MQTTKKKISILNLVLILITLLATGFAAYLWLQDSPKTTPHVEPEVLSPVFLTLKPFTISLPPSKENLEINKILYVGMVLRVADEEQKTVLLDYLPEVRSDVLLLTSKQYVNNLKKESGKLELQEQIKMALSRQYDAKHSVKIDEVLFTDFIVR
- a CDS encoding flagellar hook-length control protein FliK, with the protein product MNINQFSDIPLISPIELNEVSIIEDDFFQILLQFNEKQELGENNSLAKANILENKLDHQLDDQEEEDSDELFTLFPLTLQVDEEPIINNEHNHTEQPAIRELKINTTANDILLKAPVSDDITLNVDEKAAEILTIINSSEQVIIKPNKQTSLLTNDEHNISTNINSVKTSNQPLPTLTNTQNNNIDLPITNFDINHFEQEPTLLVHSPNQLTTSTPLIESQKTLNINLPMPMDITEWQKTLNEKISLVCRQGIQNAEIKLHPEELGSLHIKLAIVDDKMNLHMAVAHNMVKSVLESALPQLRTSLEEQGIMLEQTDISDFSMMNDSSSPYKQEFEIEQLMDDKNQTLHELDHPSNIVQSGLSIFA
- the fliO gene encoding flagellar biosynthetic protein FliO — protein: MTQTLSAIPVESSLYSQIGMAFFCVIAVILFLAWIIKRIGWKKSTKQFIDIKATYNISAKERILLVYVDHQLLVVGVTAQQMTLLHTINEQRTEMLLAEPAEVEQLSKSNLFNQILQSVLDKR
- the fliI gene encoding flagellar protein export ATPase FliI, with protein sequence MSVKVSFCTQWATKIDSAKQKLESASLIRQYGRLVKASGLVLEAIGLKLPLGSNCFVERQLDGKIQAVECEVIGFKGKTLYLMPFESTDGILLDARVYTSQYDLTHFSHKVLPIGMGLLGRVVDAMGKPLDGKPLPEDIEYEGLINKTLNPLTRTPIHQVLDVGIRAINALLTVGQGQRMGLFAGSGVGKSVLLGMMARYTKADIIVVGLIGERGREVKDFIENILGEEGLARSVVVAAPADVSPLLRLQGAAYATKIAEKFRDQGFNVLLIMDSLTRYAMAQREIALAIGEPPATKGYPPSVFAKLPALVERAGNDAEGKGAITAFYTVLTEGDDQQDPIADSARAILDGHIVLSRSLAESGHYPAIDIEASISRVMTELTKDEKKSRLFKQLFSSFQRNRDLINVGAYVAGTDPLLDKAITLFPDMQQFLQQGIYEHCSYQDAYQQLARIVDSNLGKNNGQSI
- a CDS encoding flagellar assembly protein FliH, coding for MMNMYNQANTLTWKPLHFQDLAESSPLIPETDGLEECEPELEIVDEADTNFIDINSPEITLELENIKQQAREEAYQEGFNLGKEEGFNIGKQTGYEEGLTIGQQEGLEKIEQQINEEKLNTVESIKNLAIHFQQSINQIDEKIVPKLFDLALLAAEKTVGSLSKVKQKQLMHSIKSLIEQNTIAPIVVRINPNDFLWLEPQLDDQLKNEWQFIADANIELGGCKIFTETNEIDASITNHWQIISDTVHGDER
- the fliP gene encoding flagellar type III secretion system pore protein FliP (The bacterial flagellar biogenesis protein FliP forms a type III secretion system (T3SS)-type pore required for flagellar assembly.); protein product: MVRLIHIILLNVLFFSQCSFAQLSPLTIVSQTPYQEGQSWPLPVETLVFLTLLTFIPIILLLMTSFTRIIIVLGLLRSALGTQSAPPNQVIIGIALFMTFFIMSPTLDKIYQEAYVPYSKQQITMQEGLNEATKPLREFMLSQTRESDLGLFVNMSHTNEIQTREDIPLRILVPAFIVSELKTAFQIGFTLFIPFLVIDLVVASTLMALGMMMVPPATVSLPFKIMLFVLADGWHLLLGSLAQSFFS
- the fliQ gene encoding flagellar biosynthesis protein FliQ, which encodes MPSEYISHFAIQAIKVAASLAGPLLIAALVTGLIISLLQAATQINEMTLSFIPKILAVILVLIILGPSMLTTMIDYIRLVITSIPNLTS
- the mrdB gene encoding peptidoglycan glycosyltransferase MrdB (rod shape-determining protein RodA), which codes for MMNNIKKSFWQKIHIDPLFCLFITLLLGYSLYILWSASGQDIDMMQKRVIQILLGFFVMIVFAQFSPRSYEQWAPYLYIACIFILLLVDIFGYTSKGAQRWLDLGVIRFQPSEIAKIAVPLMVAKFIHRDGCPPPLKTTLQTLAIIGVPTLLVAMQPDLGTAILIVMSGIFIIFLAGINWRFILVALILLAIFVPIMWFYLMHDYQRERVLTLINPERDPNGTGYHILQSKTAIGSGGIWGKGWLEGTQSQLEFLPERHTDFIFSVIAEEFGFIGSIILLVLFLCLIIRGLIIASQAQTTFGRILSGGLILVFFVYVFINIGMVSGILPVVGVPLPLISYGGSSLVVLMASFGIMMSIHTHRYMLSKNI
- the fliN gene encoding flagellar motor switch protein FliN is translated as MKEAIFETLSPQPTDVKKQDINLILDIPVNLSVELGRTKMAIKDLLNLTQGSVIALDGLAGEPLDILINGYLIAQGEIVVVGDNYGVRITDIITPSERVRRLSR
- a CDS encoding serine hydrolase, yielding MKKKFKLSFGLLVLAICSSASAEMAFPIPAIPQLDAEAYILMDAKSGEILAQYNAEQQRDPASLTKMMTSYVVGQALESGRIKNDDMVLVSKDAWATGNPVLKGSSLMFLEVGKTVSVSDLNKGIIIQSGNDACIAMAEHVAGSQGAFVNLMNEYAKKIGLQHTHFETVHGLDAPGQYTTAKDMALLGQALIRDLPKEYAIYKEKEFTYNLSKPQMNRNGLLWDTTLNVDGIKTGHTNAAGYNLVASAVDGNTRLISAVLGGRTFKGREEESKKLLTWGFRFFETANPVKPNDPLAIESIWYGDENKVKLGAINGAYITVPKGRSADVKVQYTIDDYIYAPITKGTAVGKIQFLLDDKVINEQSLVALENIEETGFFGGIWDWICLQFHKLFN
- the fliJ gene encoding flagellar export protein FliJ; this translates as MANQYNGKFAFLTLKKLAEKSVDDKLIKLKNAHDNKRNAQSQLNVLNDYYNEYQQRLNKALSVGITGSELNNFNAFITAIEQGITQQKKLLLTLEIKQKQITNELNQSQKSLNTYTTLLDKQDKKRLLQQSRLQQKLTDEFAQQQLARRMLNEY
- the fliM gene encoding flagellar motor switch protein FliM, giving the protein MSDKLQPNTDKSESLHSQNNSASIKNDAEQNYHLQQSKRTEVKPYDISVKHSFIPERLTALEIINERFARQFRIGLFNLLRRNTDVITSPIEPQTFKEFSHVSATNHLNLVHLNPLRGSCLFSFSPELVFIVVDTLFGGDGHTTNVDTEVREFTHTEQEIIRRVLSLALTTYQSSWIDVYNIETEYIRSEVESKFTNITSSPDDVVLTSSFLVEIGNFKGTFCICIPYAMVEPIKELLIKPPIENQTHQDDNVWMSSLTSGIKQSTVELVANFTNIQTTVAKLLALKVSDILDIEKPTSLDVTIGGVPVLKGHYGSVNKQYAIQVDQISNPVLEQLNEGVFNE
- the fliR gene encoding flagellar biosynthetic protein FliR; this translates as MDLAIVDLLNIDFFAWVQSSFLPFVRILALIMVAPITGEKEVPNRVKIGLAILIVIVLPLPKLDDNLTLYSLMGIWIIAQQIMIGILIGFAIQLTFMTVRFSGELISMQIGLGMATFYDPISGPSTSVLSRLINIIAMLIFLSLDGHLWLLYGLANSFDIIPITVYPLKQNGYLALIEITGLLFNNGIMLALPLMTLLLIINLSLGLLNRFTPQLSIFVVGYPLTLLCGLTMLSYLFSALPLFVESILEQIFSTISRILIYLADVST